The following are encoded together in the Cyanobacterium aponinum PCC 10605 genome:
- a CDS encoding ABC transporter ATP-binding protein: MTQEVIRLDQVSLWRRTQEEFSYDLKRTIFSFLQGKHIKPAKKQVLQDVDFSVSAGEKVGIIGSNGAGKSTLLKVICGILPPTEGSVRVRGRIAPLIELGAGFNMEMSVQDNIILYGVLLGYRKEDMKVRIREILEFAELEDYAEIPVKALSSGMKARLGFSVATDVEPDILILDEVLSVGDARFTQKSRQRIQDLWEKSSTILFVSHSLDYVQDLCDRSIWLNKGQVAFAGDTEEAIKRYLDYVGIKEYIAPPIN; this comes from the coding sequence ATGACTCAAGAAGTTATTAGATTAGATCAAGTTTCTTTGTGGCGTAGAACCCAAGAGGAATTTTCTTATGATTTGAAAAGAACTATTTTTTCTTTTTTGCAAGGGAAACATATCAAACCAGCTAAAAAACAGGTTTTGCAAGATGTTGACTTTTCCGTTAGTGCTGGGGAAAAAGTCGGGATAATTGGCTCTAATGGTGCGGGGAAATCCACTCTCTTAAAGGTAATTTGTGGTATTTTACCTCCCACAGAAGGTAGTGTTCGAGTTAGGGGAAGAATTGCTCCTTTAATTGAGTTAGGAGCTGGTTTTAACATGGAAATGTCGGTGCAAGACAATATCATTCTTTATGGAGTTTTGCTAGGTTATCGCAAAGAAGATATGAAGGTGCGTATTCGGGAAATTTTGGAGTTTGCGGAGTTAGAAGACTATGCAGAGATACCTGTTAAAGCCTTATCTTCTGGTATGAAAGCTCGTTTAGGTTTTTCTGTGGCGACGGATGTTGAACCTGATATTCTCATTTTAGATGAGGTTTTGTCTGTGGGGGATGCTCGTTTTACTCAAAAGTCAAGGCAAAGAATTCAAGATTTGTGGGAAAAAAGTAGTACTATTTTGTTTGTTTCTCATAGTTTAGACTATGTTCAAGATTTGTGCGATCGCAGTATTTGGTTAAATAAAGGACAAGTTGCCTTTGCAGGGGATACGGAAGAAGCTATTAAGCGTTACTTAGATTATGTTGGTATTAAAGAGTATATCGCTCCCCCAATTAATTAA